The proteins below come from a single Erythrobacter sp. SG61-1L genomic window:
- the lpdA gene encoding dihydrolipoyl dehydrogenase codes for MAEAYDVIVLGSGPGGYVAAIRCAQLGLKTAIVERELLGGICLNWGCIPTKALLRSAEIYHYMQHAKDYGLAAKEITADLEAIVKRSRGVAKQLNQGVTHLMKKNKISVHMGTGTLKGPNTLEVAGEKGTETLTAKHIIVATGARARDLPFAPADGKRVWTYRHAMTPPEMPGKLLVIGSGAIGIEFASFYNDMGVDVTVVEMLDRVVPVEDADVSAFLQKALTKQGMNILTGAVLEELKVSDKGVSAKIKGKDGKVTDGQFSHVIVAIGIQPNTENIGLDKLGVKLDRGFIQIDRYGRTGVKGLWAIGDCVPGPWLAHKASHEGVTAAEAIAKELGNKDVHPHPLDRNNIPGCTYCHPQIASVGMTEAKAKEAGYTVKVGMFPFIGNGKAIALGEPEGFVKTVFDAKTGELLGAHMVGAEVTEMIQGYVVGKTLETTEAELMNTIFPHPTISESMHESVLAAYGRALHI; via the coding sequence GTGGCAGAAGCCTACGACGTCATCGTTCTCGGTTCCGGCCCCGGCGGCTATGTCGCGGCGATCCGCTGTGCGCAGCTTGGCCTGAAGACAGCCATTGTGGAACGCGAATTGCTGGGCGGCATCTGCCTCAACTGGGGCTGCATTCCCACCAAGGCTCTGCTGCGCTCGGCTGAAATCTACCACTACATGCAGCACGCCAAGGATTACGGGCTGGCAGCCAAGGAAATCACCGCCGATCTGGAGGCCATCGTCAAGCGTTCGCGCGGCGTGGCCAAGCAGCTCAATCAGGGCGTGACGCACCTGATGAAGAAGAACAAGATTTCGGTCCACATGGGCACCGGTACGCTGAAGGGGCCGAACACGCTGGAAGTGGCGGGCGAGAAGGGCACCGAAACGCTCACCGCCAAGCACATCATCGTCGCCACTGGCGCCCGCGCTCGCGACCTGCCTTTCGCCCCGGCTGACGGCAAGCGCGTGTGGACCTATCGCCATGCGATGACCCCGCCCGAAATGCCCGGCAAGCTGCTGGTAATCGGCAGCGGCGCCATCGGCATCGAATTCGCCAGCTTCTATAACGATATGGGCGTGGACGTGACCGTGGTCGAAATGCTCGACCGGGTCGTGCCGGTAGAAGATGCAGACGTCTCTGCCTTCCTGCAGAAGGCACTGACCAAGCAGGGCATGAACATCCTGACCGGTGCCGTGCTGGAAGAGCTCAAGGTTTCCGACAAGGGCGTCTCCGCCAAGATCAAGGGTAAGGACGGCAAGGTCACGGATGGGCAGTTCAGCCATGTGATCGTGGCCATCGGTATCCAGCCCAACACCGAGAATATCGGCCTGGACAAGCTGGGCGTGAAGCTCGATCGCGGCTTCATCCAGATCGATCGCTATGGCCGCACCGGCGTGAAGGGCCTGTGGGCCATTGGCGATTGCGTGCCCGGCCCGTGGCTGGCGCACAAGGCCAGCCATGAAGGCGTTACCGCCGCCGAAGCCATCGCGAAGGAACTGGGTAACAAGGACGTTCACCCGCACCCGCTGGATCGCAACAACATTCCGGGCTGCACCTATTGCCACCCGCAGATCGCCAGTGTGGGCATGACCGAGGCGAAGGCCAAGGAAGCGGGCTACACCGTAAAGGTCGGCATGTTCCCCTTCATCGGCAACGGCAAGGCCATCGCGCTGGGCGAGCCGGAAGGTTTCGTGAAGACGGTGTTCGACGCCAAGACCGGCGAATTGCTGGGCGCCCATATGGTCGGTGCGGAAGTGACCGAGATGATCCAGGGCTATGTCGTGGGCAAGACGCTCGAAACCACGGAGGCCGAGCTGATGAACACGATCTTCCCGCATCCCACCATCAGCGAATCCATGCATGAAAGCGTGCTGGCCGCTTATGGCAGGGCGCTGCATATCTGA
- a CDS encoding pyruvate dehydrogenase complex dihydrolipoamide acetyltransferase encodes MSIAIKMPALSPTMEEGTLARWLVKVGDKVSAGDIMAEIETDKATMEFEAVDEGTIADIAIAEGTEGVKVGTVIATLAEEGEDPASVKPAGGAAAPAAAPKAEAAPAPAAAPAPAAPAPAPVAAPAAASGDRVIASPLAKRIAADKGIDLKGVTGTGPHGRIVKADVEGAKPGAAAPAPVATAAPATAPVQAQDFGIPHEVEKLSGMRKTIARRLTESKQQIPHIYLTVDIQLDALLKLRGELNAALEGEGVKLSVNDLLIKALAKALLRVPVCNVQFAGDELIKFKRADISVAVSIPNGLITPIIADAGVKSVSQISTEMKDLAARAREGKLAPSEYQGGTASLSNMGMFGIKQFEAVINPPQAMIMAIGSGEKRPYIVDGALGVATVMSATGSFDHRAIDGADGAQLMQVFKELIEKPLGLVA; translated from the coding sequence ATGTCCATCGCGATCAAGATGCCCGCTTTGTCACCGACCATGGAGGAGGGCACTCTGGCCCGCTGGCTGGTCAAGGTTGGAGACAAGGTTTCGGCCGGTGACATCATGGCCGAAATCGAAACCGACAAGGCCACGATGGAATTCGAAGCCGTGGATGAAGGCACTATTGCCGACATCGCGATTGCCGAAGGCACCGAAGGCGTGAAGGTCGGCACAGTGATCGCCACTCTGGCCGAGGAAGGCGAGGATCCCGCCAGCGTGAAGCCCGCCGGTGGCGCGGCAGCGCCCGCTGCGGCCCCCAAGGCAGAGGCTGCTCCCGCTCCTGCCGCTGCCCCGGCACCTGCCGCACCGGCTCCCGCACCTGTTGCAGCGCCCGCTGCGGCTTCGGGTGATCGCGTGATCGCATCTCCGCTGGCCAAGCGCATCGCTGCCGACAAGGGCATCGACCTCAAGGGCGTGACGGGCACCGGCCCGCATGGCCGCATCGTGAAGGCCGACGTTGAAGGCGCGAAGCCCGGTGCTGCCGCTCCGGCGCCTGTCGCTACCGCGGCTCCCGCCACCGCACCGGTTCAGGCACAGGACTTCGGCATTCCGCACGAAGTCGAAAAGCTTTCCGGCATGCGCAAGACCATTGCGCGCCGCCTGACCGAATCGAAGCAGCAGATTCCGCACATCTACCTCACGGTGGACATCCAGCTCGATGCGCTGCTCAAGCTGCGCGGCGAACTGAATGCCGCGCTGGAAGGGGAGGGCGTGAAGCTCTCCGTCAACGATCTGCTGATCAAGGCTCTCGCCAAGGCCCTGCTGCGCGTGCCGGTGTGCAATGTGCAGTTTGCAGGTGACGAGCTGATCAAGTTCAAGCGCGCCGATATTTCGGTGGCGGTCTCGATCCCCAATGGCCTCATCACCCCGATCATCGCGGATGCCGGTGTGAAGTCGGTTTCGCAGATTTCGACCGAGATGAAGGATCTCGCGGCCCGCGCCCGCGAAGGCAAGCTGGCTCCCAGCGAGTATCAGGGCGGCACGGCCAGCCTGTCCAACATGGGCATGTTCGGCATCAAGCAGTTCGAAGCGGTCATCAATCCGCCGCAGGCGATGATCATGGCCATCGGTTCGGGTGAGAAGCGCCCCTATATCGTCGACGGCGCGCTCGGCGTCGCCACGGTGATGAGCGCGACCGGCAGCTTCGACCATCGCGCCATCGACGGTGCGGATGGCGCGCAGCTGATGCAGGTCTTCAAGGAACTGATCGAAAAGCCGCTGGGCCTGGTGGCCTGA
- a CDS encoding flavin reductase family protein — protein MEPLPLSKAFTLIEPGPVVLVTTNDGQRDNVMTITWTMVMDFSPRFAITTGPWNHSWEALRDTGECVLAIPTVDMIDTAVGIGMCSGTDTDKFASFGLTRLQASKVKAPLIAECLANVECRVVEIIERHGIVVLDGLAAWHDSTRQEKRMVHAVGDGTFIADGEVLDRREMMRAKIPPGV, from the coding sequence ATGGAACCTCTGCCGCTCAGCAAGGCCTTCACGCTGATCGAACCCGGCCCGGTGGTGCTGGTCACCACTAATGACGGGCAACGGGATAATGTGATGACCATCACCTGGACCATGGTGATGGATTTCTCTCCCCGTTTCGCGATCACCACTGGCCCGTGGAATCACTCATGGGAAGCCTTGCGCGACACTGGCGAATGCGTTCTGGCCATTCCCACTGTCGACATGATCGACACCGCAGTGGGCATCGGCATGTGTTCCGGGACCGATACGGACAAATTCGCAAGCTTCGGCCTGACGCGGCTTCAGGCCAGCAAGGTGAAGGCGCCGCTGATCGCCGAATGCCTTGCCAATGTGGAATGCCGGGTGGTGGAAATCATCGAGCGTCACGGGATCGTGGTGCTGGATGGCCTGGCCGCATGGCACGATTCCACAAGGCAGGAAAAGCGAATGGTCCACGCTGTTGGTGACGGGACATTCATCGCGGATGGCGAAGTGCTCGACCGCCGGGAAATGATGCGGGCAAAGATCCCGCCCGGGGTCTGA
- a CDS encoding D-alanyl-D-alanine carboxypeptidase family protein, with protein MKFTRRIGLLGLGAALAAMPGSLHADPAPPNEAEAPIALLVDLGSGQVLHRREDDRRFLPASVTKVMSAYLAFEMLDDGRLKAGQTFTVSPLLAAKWSGTGSTLFLKAGDKVSVDTLIRGITTVSANDGAVLLAEGAAGSVEKWVALMNQTAARLGMDDSHFGTPNGWPDEGATFVSAHDLALLGKAMITRHPQLYARYFGKSGFSYNGIAQSNHDPMVGIVRGADGIKTGYTREAGYNFLGSAARDGRRLLLVVAGTDSEEERARIARNYVEWGYAAFEPHKIFPADTTIGTALVQDGSTDSVPLQTASPVIADLPSGERPKIELSLHYRGPLVAPIAAGQNVAELEVRIEGMEPYRVPLQAATAVEKANPWQRVVNAVLGWLS; from the coding sequence TTGAAGTTTACGCGCAGGATCGGCTTGTTGGGGCTGGGTGCGGCATTGGCCGCCATGCCAGGGTCGCTCCATGCCGACCCGGCACCGCCCAATGAAGCCGAAGCGCCCATTGCACTGCTTGTCGATCTCGGTTCCGGGCAGGTGCTGCATCGGCGCGAGGACGACCGGCGCTTTCTGCCGGCCTCTGTCACCAAAGTGATGAGCGCCTATCTCGCATTCGAGATGCTTGACGATGGAAGGCTGAAGGCAGGCCAGACTTTCACCGTTTCACCCCTGCTCGCTGCGAAATGGTCCGGAACAGGCTCGACCCTGTTCCTCAAGGCAGGGGACAAGGTCAGTGTCGATACGCTGATCCGTGGCATCACCACTGTCTCGGCCAATGATGGCGCGGTTCTGCTGGCTGAAGGAGCTGCGGGCTCAGTCGAGAAATGGGTCGCGCTGATGAACCAGACGGCCGCGCGTCTGGGAATGGATGACAGCCATTTCGGCACGCCCAATGGCTGGCCGGACGAGGGGGCGACCTTCGTTTCCGCGCATGATTTGGCCCTGTTGGGCAAAGCGATGATTACCCGGCATCCGCAGCTTTATGCGCGCTATTTCGGCAAGAGCGGGTTCAGCTACAACGGCATTGCCCAGTCCAACCATGATCCCATGGTGGGCATCGTTCGTGGGGCGGACGGGATCAAGACCGGCTACACCCGCGAAGCAGGCTACAACTTCCTGGGGAGCGCGGCACGCGATGGCAGGCGCCTGCTTCTGGTGGTTGCGGGAACCGACAGCGAGGAAGAGCGGGCGCGGATCGCCCGGAATTATGTCGAATGGGGCTATGCCGCATTCGAGCCGCACAAGATATTTCCTGCCGATACCACTATCGGCACGGCCTTGGTTCAGGACGGTTCAACGGACTCCGTGCCATTGCAAACTGCAAGTCCCGTAATCGCTGATCTGCCTTCTGGCGAACGGCCAAAGATCGAGCTTTCCTTGCATTATCGTGGCCCGCTCGTCGCACCGATTGCCGCCGGTCAGAACGTGGCGGAGCTTGAAGTGCGCATTGAGGGGATGGAGCCCTATCGTGTGCCGTTGCAGGCAGCCACAGCAGTGGAAAAGGCCAATCCATGGCAGCGCGTGGTCAATGCCGTGCTAGGCTGGCTTTCGTGA
- a CDS encoding acyl-CoA thioesterase, with protein MTEQRDPAIRVTAMPADANAYGDIFGGWLVSIMDNGAGLIAARRAKGRAVTVAIDGMQFHQPVKVGDEVSVYGTIEHVGRTSMIIAVEAWRRPRHLEQAMKVTQAKFTFVAIDDNGQPRPVDAQE; from the coding sequence ATGACCGAGCAGCGCGATCCCGCCATCCGAGTCACGGCCATGCCCGCCGATGCCAATGCCTATGGCGACATCTTCGGCGGCTGGCTGGTCAGCATCATGGACAATGGCGCCGGCCTGATCGCCGCGCGGCGGGCCAAGGGCAGGGCAGTCACCGTCGCTATCGACGGGATGCAGTTCCATCAGCCGGTCAAGGTGGGCGACGAGGTATCTGTTTACGGAACCATCGAGCACGTGGGCCGCACCAGCATGATCATCGCCGTGGAAGCCTGGCGCCGTCCGCGCCATCTGGAACAGGCAATGAAGGTTACGCAGGCGAAGTTCACCTTCGTCGCAATCGACGATAACGGGCAACCGCGCCCTGTAGACGCTCAGGAGTAA
- a CDS encoding lytic murein transglycosylase — MSLRSHILTLSSFLGLCAPLTGAVAQEVVQPLPAGYGTAETTVDGLSFPAYLQLLAARARAEGVSEATIASMTSGLTPNSRVVSLDRAQPAGPPGSGFSPLAPYIATHVDRNRIAGGQRVFAAAADTVRRVEQQYGVPAQIVIAIWGHETNYGGYKGDFDLSRSLATLAWEGRRRELFAAEFVDLLKIADSGVSRDTLKGSWAGAFGNPQFLPSVYLRLAVDGDGDGRKDIWNSRTDTLYSIANYFRDAGWRPGQPWGVAAQLPPGFNVDAYKGELNAPVCPRVHERHSQWKTVREWKQLGVTPLAPIGDDVMASVFQPDGPGTKSWLLTGNYRVILEYNCSNYYAMSVGLLADEIAK, encoded by the coding sequence ATGAGCCTGCGTAGCCATATTCTTACCCTGTCGTCGTTTCTGGGCCTGTGCGCGCCGTTGACTGGTGCCGTCGCTCAGGAAGTTGTCCAGCCTTTGCCTGCCGGATACGGCACTGCGGAAACGACAGTCGATGGGCTGTCCTTCCCTGCCTACCTCCAGCTTCTGGCTGCCCGGGCGAGGGCCGAAGGCGTCAGCGAAGCAACTATCGCGTCGATGACTTCGGGGCTGACACCCAACAGTCGCGTCGTCTCGCTGGATCGTGCACAGCCGGCAGGCCCTCCGGGGAGCGGCTTTTCTCCCCTTGCTCCCTATATCGCCACTCATGTCGACCGGAACAGGATCGCCGGCGGCCAGCGCGTATTTGCGGCTGCGGCCGACACGGTGCGTCGGGTGGAACAGCAATATGGCGTTCCCGCCCAGATCGTGATCGCCATCTGGGGCCATGAAACGAATTATGGCGGGTATAAGGGCGATTTCGACCTTTCGCGTTCGCTTGCCACACTCGCATGGGAAGGCCGGCGGCGTGAATTGTTCGCGGCCGAATTTGTCGATCTGCTCAAGATCGCGGATAGCGGAGTCTCGCGTGATACGCTGAAGGGAAGCTGGGCCGGGGCCTTCGGCAATCCGCAATTCCTGCCAAGCGTCTATTTGCGCCTCGCGGTGGATGGGGATGGGGATGGCCGCAAGGACATCTGGAACAGCCGCACAGACACGCTTTATTCCATCGCGAATTATTTCCGCGATGCCGGATGGCGGCCCGGCCAGCCCTGGGGCGTAGCTGCGCAATTGCCGCCCGGCTTCAATGTCGATGCCTATAAGGGCGAACTCAATGCACCTGTCTGCCCGCGCGTGCATGAGCGGCACAGCCAATGGAAAACCGTGCGTGAATGGAAGCAACTGGGCGTCACTCCACTCGCTCCCATCGGGGACGATGTGATGGCAAGCGTGTTCCAGCCCGATGGGCCGGGGACGAAATCCTGGCTCTTAACCGGGAATTATAGGGTTATCCTCGAATATAACTGCTCGAACTACTATGCCATGAGTGTCGGGCTGCTTGCTGATGAGATTGCCAAATAA
- a CDS encoding universal stress protein, with protein sequence MRVYLVIMDETEEARVALRFAARRAAKTDGAVHILALVPPQDFVAFGGVQATIEQEAQDRAEMLAASAAGSLLTESGKMPTIAVRQGEGVKVIRDYLVDHPEVAALVLGAAHEGNPGPLVTHFSHASGGLSCPVFIVPGALSDEDIDRLS encoded by the coding sequence ATGCGCGTCTATCTGGTGATCATGGACGAAACGGAGGAAGCGCGGGTCGCCTTGCGTTTTGCCGCGCGCCGCGCCGCCAAGACGGATGGCGCAGTGCATATCCTCGCTCTCGTTCCCCCGCAGGATTTCGTCGCTTTCGGCGGGGTTCAGGCCACTATCGAGCAGGAAGCGCAGGACCGGGCGGAAATGCTGGCGGCCAGCGCCGCGGGCAGTCTGCTGACCGAAAGCGGCAAGATGCCCACTATCGCCGTGCGCCAGGGCGAAGGGGTAAAGGTTATCCGCGACTATCTTGTCGACCATCCCGAAGTGGCCGCATTGGTGCTGGGCGCCGCACATGAAGGCAATCCCGGCCCGCTGGTAACCCATTTCAGCCACGCTTCGGGCGGGCTTTCCTGCCCGGTGTTCATCGTGCCGGGGGCCTTGTCGGACGAGGACATCGACCGGTTGAGTTGA
- the tmk gene encoding dTMP kinase translates to MSIGRFIALEGGEGVGKSTQARLLAEALEARGISVVLTREPGGTAGAEAIRALLLDPPGSGWNPRAEALLFAAGRSDHVERLIRPAIEAGQWVICDRFIDSSRAYQGGGGGLSESDILDLHRVGSEGLLPDLTLLVEVPPQRTAERLAMRDADGSDAIGGRDAAYHARVAAAFSRFAEENPERFARIDGEGIPGEIHARIMSALSPLLEERA, encoded by the coding sequence GTGAGCATAGGGCGATTCATTGCGCTGGAAGGCGGGGAAGGGGTGGGCAAGTCCACTCAGGCCCGGCTCTTGGCCGAAGCACTGGAGGCGCGCGGAATTTCGGTTGTCCTAACACGTGAACCGGGCGGCACAGCAGGCGCGGAGGCAATCCGCGCCCTTCTGCTCGATCCTCCCGGCAGCGGATGGAACCCGCGCGCCGAGGCACTGCTGTTTGCGGCAGGCCGATCCGATCATGTCGAAAGACTGATCCGCCCGGCAATCGAGGCTGGTCAATGGGTCATTTGCGACCGTTTCATCGATTCCAGTCGCGCCTATCAAGGCGGAGGCGGGGGGCTGTCGGAAAGCGACATCCTCGATCTGCACCGTGTGGGAAGCGAGGGCCTTTTACCTGACCTCACCTTGCTGGTTGAAGTTCCCCCCCAACGCACGGCCGAACGCCTCGCCATGCGTGACGCTGACGGCTCCGACGCTATCGGCGGGCGCGATGCGGCTTATCACGCGCGTGTGGCGGCCGCCTTCTCACGTTTCGCGGAGGAGAATCCCGAACGCTTCGCGAGGATCGACGGAGAAGGCATTCCCGGGGAAATCCATGCCCGTATCATGTCCGCACTCTCTCCCCTGCTGGAGGAGCGGGCGTGA
- a CDS encoding SPOR domain-containing protein, which translates to MRLPNKTIAFGLASLSAIAALAGCAATSGGARPDVAAKPVANGPAADYPVTVGLPYTVDGVTYTPTDIWNYDEVGYASVENSGGDTITASNHILPLPSYVEVTSLETGRTILVRIERRGPLETHDVIALSPGAAEQLGISRNTPVRVRRVNPQEPERAALRAGSRAPERMDTPMSLVEVLKLKLPNGGPAASVALPKDAMAALQQAEAAPAQVTGPAAIAAAPEAPSQPVATAPMPAPIATKQPTPVERKSEPAVAAGPKPEAKASAKPVAGSFVVQAGAFSTRERADKVASAIGGDVSKTGSLYRVRTGPFASRNAAEASLAKVKAAGYSDARIYSGGQGG; encoded by the coding sequence ATGAGATTGCCAAATAAGACCATTGCCTTCGGGCTCGCCTCACTGAGCGCGATTGCCGCTCTGGCGGGTTGCGCAGCTACGAGTGGCGGGGCACGGCCGGATGTGGCTGCAAAGCCTGTAGCCAACGGCCCGGCGGCCGACTACCCGGTGACCGTCGGATTGCCTTATACGGTGGACGGCGTCACCTATACCCCTACCGACATCTGGAATTACGACGAAGTAGGTTACGCATCGGTGGAAAATTCCGGTGGCGATACAATCACAGCTTCGAACCATATCCTGCCGTTGCCGAGCTATGTCGAGGTGACTTCGCTGGAAACCGGCCGAACGATCCTTGTCCGCATCGAGCGGCGCGGTCCGCTTGAAACACATGACGTGATTGCTCTGTCGCCAGGGGCGGCCGAACAGCTCGGCATTTCGCGTAATACGCCTGTGCGCGTGCGGCGCGTGAACCCGCAGGAACCGGAACGAGCGGCTCTGCGCGCCGGAAGCCGTGCGCCGGAGCGGATGGATACGCCGATGTCGCTCGTAGAGGTTCTTAAGCTCAAGCTGCCGAACGGCGGCCCGGCAGCGTCGGTGGCATTGCCAAAGGATGCAATGGCCGCGCTTCAGCAAGCGGAAGCAGCTCCGGCACAAGTCACTGGGCCGGCGGCAATCGCAGCCGCGCCGGAAGCGCCTTCGCAGCCTGTGGCCACGGCGCCGATGCCTGCCCCGATCGCTACGAAGCAGCCCACGCCGGTGGAGCGCAAGTCCGAGCCGGCAGTGGCCGCCGGCCCCAAGCCGGAAGCGAAAGCTTCCGCCAAGCCTGTGGCGGGTTCCTTCGTCGTCCAGGCCGGTGCTTTCTCGACAAGGGAACGGGCGGATAAGGTCGCTAGTGCAATCGGCGGGGATGTGAGCAAAACCGGTTCGCTTTACCGGGTCCGCACCGGTCCGTTTGCCTCGCGCAATGCGGCAGAGGCCTCGCTCGCCAAGGTGAAGGCTGCGGGTTATAGCGACGCTCGAATCTATTCGGGCGGTCAGGGAGGCTAA